In Planctomycetia bacterium, a single genomic region encodes these proteins:
- a CDS encoding citrate/2-methylcitrate synthase — MADLVYSPGLEGVVAGETAISTIVGGLEYRGYAVEQLAEHATFEETAYLLLYGELPTLKELGEFRTRLEAAQVAEPILQTLRALPSDASMMDVMRTGASMLAHWDPDTADNGRDANLRKAERLLAQLPVILAAAQRLREGKEPVLPQPGLSLAANQLFMLTRVEPTPAWERAMDISLILYAEHEYNASTFTARVICSTLSDLHSAVTGAIGALKGPLHGGANERVLEVLQKVGSSDRAEGWIRNALASKQRIMGFGHRVYKDGDPRAAYLKAWCAKLAAETGHEDMEQMADVIEGIVREEKKLPPNLDWPSARLYHYLNLPVELYTPLFVVSRVAGWSAHVIEQLSNNRLIRPRANYTGPATRQFVPLAERR; from the coding sequence ATGGCGGACTTGGTGTATAGCCCTGGGTTGGAAGGCGTGGTCGCCGGCGAGACGGCGATCAGCACGATCGTCGGCGGGCTCGAGTACCGCGGTTATGCGGTCGAGCAACTGGCCGAGCACGCCACGTTCGAGGAAACGGCCTACCTGCTGCTGTACGGCGAATTGCCGACGCTGAAGGAGCTGGGTGAGTTTCGTACGCGTCTGGAGGCCGCGCAAGTTGCCGAGCCGATCCTGCAAACACTGCGCGCGTTACCGAGCGACGCCTCGATGATGGACGTCATGCGGACCGGCGCGAGCATGCTCGCGCATTGGGATCCGGATACGGCCGACAACGGGCGCGACGCGAATCTGCGAAAAGCGGAGCGACTGTTGGCGCAATTGCCGGTCATCTTGGCGGCCGCGCAGCGACTTCGCGAAGGGAAGGAACCGGTGTTGCCACAGCCGGGTTTGAGCCTGGCGGCGAATCAACTTTTCATGTTGACGCGCGTTGAACCGACGCCGGCTTGGGAACGGGCGATGGATATTTCGCTCATTCTCTATGCCGAGCACGAATACAACGCCTCGACGTTCACCGCGCGCGTGATTTGTTCGACGCTGTCTGATTTGCATTCAGCGGTGACCGGCGCGATCGGCGCGCTTAAAGGCCCGTTGCACGGCGGCGCCAACGAACGCGTGCTGGAGGTGCTGCAAAAAGTCGGCAGCTCCGATCGCGCCGAGGGCTGGATTCGCAACGCGCTTGCCAGCAAGCAACGCATCATGGGCTTCGGGCACCGCGTTTACAAAGACGGCGACCCGCGCGCGGCGTATCTCAAGGCCTGGTGCGCGAAACTCGCGGCGGAAACTGGCCACGAAGACATGGAGCAGATGGCCGACGTGATCGAAGGCATCGTCCGCGAAGAGAAAAAGCTCCCGCCGAATCTCGATTGGCCGAGCGCGAGGCTCTATCACTACCTGAACCTACCGGTCGAACTCTACACGCCCCTGTTCGTCGTCAGCCGCGTCGCCGGCTGGAGCGCGCATGTGATCGAGCAACTGTCCAATAACCGGCTGATCCGACCGAGAGCGAATTACACCGGTCCGGCCACGAGGCAATTCGTCCCTCTGGCCGAGCGGAGGTGA
- a CDS encoding prolyl oligopeptidase family serine peptidase: MSDHLEPARAAERPETGAAAWTYPAARKSDQVDEYHDTQVADPYRWLEDPDSEETRTWVKAQQELTAKYYAAIPQRAKIQERLTELWNFERFGLPAERGGKYFYDRNDGLQNQSVIYVSDTLDGEPRELLNPNNLSEDGTVALSGTALSDDGKSLAYGLASSGSDWQEWKVRSVDSGKDLEDHLKWIKFSGASWTPDGAGFYYSRYDEPNEETKFTDTNYFQKLYFHRVGTPQSEDVLTYHRPDEKEWGFDGEVTEDGKFLIITVTHGTERKNQLFYQDLSKPGSSVVELLTGFDAKYQFVANDGGVFYVQTDLDAPRSRVVAIDTAHPGRDAWKEILAQGDDVLESASVVGDRMFAVYMKDAYNQVQVHGLDGKSLGTVELPGIGTVGGFRGRRDQRETFYSFVSFTQPATIYRYDLKTGESSVFRAPKTAFDSSRYETKQVFYQSKDGTKVPMFITAKKGVKLDGTNPTLLYAYGGFDISLTPSYSVTNAVWMEMGGIYALPNLRGGGEYGREWHEAGMKEHKQNVFDDFIAAAEYLIDQRYTSKEKLAIFGGSNGGLLVGACMTQRPDLYGACIPAVGVMDMLRFHKFTIGWAWVPEYGSSDDAEQFKSLLAYSPLHNLKAGVKYPATLVTTADHDDRVVPAHSFKFAATLQETQAGPEPTLIRIESKAGHGAGTPTSKRIELAADQLSFLVKELDVNAAP, translated from the coding sequence ATGTCGGACCACCTGGAACCGGCCCGCGCCGCCGAACGTCCCGAGACCGGAGCTGCGGCATGGACGTATCCCGCGGCGCGAAAGAGCGACCAGGTCGACGAGTACCATGACACGCAGGTGGCCGACCCTTATCGCTGGCTGGAAGACCCGGATAGCGAAGAGACGCGCACGTGGGTGAAAGCGCAGCAGGAGTTAACGGCCAAGTACTATGCCGCAATTCCGCAGCGGGCCAAGATCCAGGAGCGACTGACGGAGCTCTGGAATTTCGAGCGCTTCGGGCTGCCGGCGGAGCGCGGCGGGAAATACTTCTATGACCGCAATGACGGCCTGCAGAACCAGAGCGTGATCTATGTATCGGACACGCTCGACGGCGAGCCGCGCGAGTTGCTGAATCCCAACAACCTTAGCGAAGACGGCACCGTGGCGCTCAGCGGCACGGCTTTAAGCGACGATGGAAAATCGTTGGCCTATGGACTGGCTTCGTCAGGTTCCGATTGGCAGGAGTGGAAAGTCCGCAGCGTCGACAGCGGCAAAGACCTGGAAGATCATTTGAAGTGGATCAAGTTCTCCGGCGCATCCTGGACGCCGGACGGGGCGGGCTTCTACTACAGCCGCTACGACGAGCCGAATGAAGAGACGAAATTCACCGACACCAACTATTTTCAAAAGCTGTATTTCCATCGCGTCGGCACACCGCAATCAGAAGACGTGCTTACGTACCATCGTCCCGATGAAAAGGAATGGGGCTTCGACGGCGAGGTGACCGAGGACGGCAAGTTTCTGATCATCACCGTCACGCACGGCACCGAACGCAAGAACCAGTTGTTCTATCAAGACCTGTCGAAGCCAGGCTCATCCGTCGTAGAGTTGCTGACCGGTTTCGACGCCAAGTACCAATTTGTCGCCAACGACGGCGGCGTGTTCTACGTGCAGACCGATCTCGACGCCCCGCGCAGCCGCGTCGTGGCGATCGACACCGCGCATCCGGGCCGGGACGCGTGGAAGGAGATTCTCGCGCAAGGCGACGACGTACTGGAATCTGCCAGCGTGGTGGGCGACCGGATGTTCGCTGTGTACATGAAGGACGCCTACAACCAGGTGCAGGTGCATGGGCTGGACGGCAAATCGCTCGGCACGGTGGAACTACCGGGAATCGGCACCGTCGGTGGTTTTCGCGGACGGCGCGATCAACGCGAAACGTTTTATTCGTTCGTCAGCTTCACGCAGCCGGCGACGATCTATCGCTACGACCTGAAAACAGGCGAAAGCAGTGTGTTCCGCGCGCCCAAGACGGCGTTTGATTCCAGCCGCTACGAAACCAAGCAAGTGTTCTATCAAAGCAAAGACGGCACGAAGGTGCCGATGTTTATCACGGCCAAGAAGGGCGTGAAGCTCGACGGTACGAATCCCACACTGCTCTACGCCTATGGCGGCTTCGATATTTCGCTGACGCCGAGCTATTCGGTCACGAACGCCGTGTGGATGGAGATGGGCGGCATCTACGCGTTGCCGAACCTGCGCGGCGGCGGCGAATATGGCCGCGAATGGCACGAAGCGGGCATGAAAGAGCACAAGCAGAACGTATTCGACGATTTCATCGCTGCGGCGGAGTACTTGATCGACCAGCGTTACACGTCCAAAGAAAAACTCGCCATCTTCGGCGGCAGCAACGGCGGCTTGCTGGTCGGCGCGTGCATGACGCAGCGGCCCGATCTCTACGGTGCCTGCATTCCCGCGGTCGGCGTGATGGACATGCTCCGCTTTCACAAGTTCACCATCGGCTGGGCCTGGGTGCCGGAATACGGTTCCTCGGACGATGCCGAGCAATTCAAATCGTTGTTGGCCTATTCACCACTGCACAATCTCAAGGCCGGAGTGAAGTATCCGGCAACGTTGGTGACGACGGCCGACCATGATGACCGCGTGGTGCCCGCGCACAGCTTCAAATTCGCCGCGACGTTGCAGGAAACGCAAGCCGGGCCGGAGCCGACGTTGATTCGGATTGAATCCAAAGCCGGCCACGGCGCCGGAACGCCGACCAGCAAACGCATTGAACTGGCTGCGGATCAGTTGAGTTTCTTGGTTAAGGAACTCGATGTGAACGCTGCGCCGTAG